In Paenibacillus sp. BIC5C1, a genomic segment contains:
- a CDS encoding ribose-phosphate diphosphokinase: MQHSLRIFSGSSNPKLAEQVCDKLGVQLGKIKLSRFKSGEIYVHYEETIRNCDVFLVQSLSHPINELFVELLVMIDAAKRASARTVNIIVPYYGYARQERKSAPREPISAKMVADVLTTAGANRVVTIDLHAAAIQGFFNIPVDHMTSLDLISDYLLSKGIENPVVVSPDAGRASMAEKLANRLDSPFAIMIKKRPSHNESIITHVIGDVEGRTPIIIEDLIDTGTTILNVVEGLKERGSKNVYVCATHGLFSDGALSKLNHPSIAEVVVTDSIALPDDHPECFKVLPVAPMLARAVRIIVDGGSMATLFKDSGI; encoded by the coding sequence ATGCAGCATTCGTTACGTATTTTTTCCGGTTCATCGAACCCTAAGCTGGCAGAACAGGTATGCGACAAGCTGGGTGTACAACTAGGCAAGATCAAACTGTCCCGGTTCAAGAGCGGAGAAATATACGTTCACTACGAAGAGACGATCCGCAACTGTGATGTGTTTCTGGTTCAATCATTATCTCATCCGATTAATGAGTTGTTCGTAGAACTGCTCGTCATGATTGATGCAGCCAAAAGGGCTTCTGCCCGTACGGTAAATATTATTGTTCCTTATTACGGATATGCCCGTCAGGAACGCAAGTCTGCTCCGCGTGAGCCGATCTCGGCCAAAATGGTTGCGGATGTGTTAACTACTGCCGGGGCAAACCGGGTAGTTACCATTGATCTGCATGCAGCGGCAATTCAAGGATTTTTCAATATTCCTGTGGATCACATGACATCATTGGATCTCATCAGTGATTATTTACTGAGTAAAGGGATTGAAAATCCGGTGGTTGTTTCCCCTGATGCGGGACGAGCTTCAATGGCGGAGAAACTGGCGAATCGTCTGGATTCCCCTTTTGCCATTATGATCAAGAAGCGGCCTAGCCACAATGAATCGATCATTACGCACGTTATTGGTGATGTGGAGGGTCGAACTCCAATTATTATTGAAGATTTGATCGATACCGGAACGACAATTCTTAATGTTGTTGAAGGGTTGAAGGAGCGTGGCTCCAAAAATGTATATGTATGCGCAACACATGGTCTGTTCTCGGACGGGGCACTGAGTAAGCTCAATCACCCGTCTATAGCCGAGGTGGTAGTCACAGACTCCATCGCACTGCCAGATGATCATCCCGAATGCTTCAAAGTGTTGCCCGTAGCTCCAATGCTTGCGCGTGCTGTTCGCATTATTGTGGATGGTGGCTCCATGGCGACGTTGTTTAAAGATTCAGGGATTTAA
- a CDS encoding helix-turn-helix domain-containing protein, whose protein sequence is MSRTWYYRLLFSYFPIFFLTMTVLIFIAFVFINDISREETRKADRISSSYLVDSLDRTIRDIELSVTEAVQSEQSYKYYFNSQNQVGKETVYSIAQSLRELTNSNPWIQSIYLYDKKNESVLTSSGSKDVDSFSDKAWIDRIESGSLNSGWQPVREYDAGVNQRTPIRVLTVDKDMPLPFGSDGALVINIKMSSIEQSIDSMVNGQLSFMSILDRDGQVVYDAHSDREGAVEGQELNTLSLERLGWTISSGIKEGNLYSWVSVVSYVWVIIAVVTVICAIVYIIYITRRNYKPIQIIMNRIEAHQIRVLEQSGSRTDEMKLIDGVLENLINHMMDSDKKSRENVLLQRSKLFNDLLNGENLDHAVERLKDLSPLTGVDHSSCFAVVVGEINRYEKGFQERFTRGEQNTLKFALMNVLQELSRNAGMQCWTEWVSSDQIAILFLSTDGNPDMTEQIRLVAEECRSWVEQNLRISLSFGIGPIAEGMKAIRESYVAAENVMHRRLLRDGDVALAGYGETQQQLLDTYTYLQMIADFVKRFRMSSSQWRDQLEEIFAAFERDKLPDDEIHSLIQAMLQMLSREVAVMSEQLQEKLSEENINKWLMLMKEAETLEGIKDILFDDLTDLFRTYVSVTETKSYKAMVNEMKNYIEEQFANPDLSLKHLSDRFQITGKHASYLFKTEFNMKFVDFLTELRMKETERLLRSTDLSLQDIALKVGYANGITLGRVFKRVEGITPGDYRRMKREPHDPES, encoded by the coding sequence TTGTCCCGGACTTGGTATTATCGTTTACTGTTTTCTTATTTTCCTATTTTCTTTCTTACCATGACCGTACTCATTTTTATCGCTTTTGTTTTTATTAATGACATCTCCAGGGAAGAAACAAGGAAAGCAGACCGTATCTCTTCCAGCTATTTGGTGGACAGTCTGGACCGGACGATCCGGGATATTGAGTTGTCGGTTACGGAAGCGGTGCAGAGTGAGCAGTCCTATAAGTATTATTTTAATAGCCAGAACCAGGTGGGCAAGGAGACCGTGTACAGCATTGCACAGAGCTTGCGTGAGCTGACGAATTCCAACCCGTGGATCCAATCGATTTATTTGTATGACAAGAAAAATGAAAGCGTTTTAACATCGAGCGGCTCCAAGGATGTAGACAGCTTTTCAGACAAGGCGTGGATCGACCGGATCGAGTCTGGTTCTCTTAATTCAGGCTGGCAGCCTGTCAGGGAATACGATGCAGGAGTTAATCAGCGTACGCCTATTCGGGTATTGACGGTGGATAAGGATATGCCCTTGCCATTCGGCTCCGATGGGGCGCTTGTCATTAATATCAAGATGAGCAGCATCGAGCAGAGCATTGATAGCATGGTTAATGGACAGCTTTCTTTCATGAGCATTCTTGACCGTGACGGTCAGGTTGTTTACGATGCGCATTCAGATCGTGAAGGTGCTGTAGAAGGGCAAGAGCTGAACACCCTTTCGCTGGAAAGATTGGGTTGGACGATCTCGAGTGGGATCAAGGAGGGGAACTTATACAGTTGGGTCTCAGTAGTTTCCTATGTATGGGTGATTATTGCGGTAGTTACCGTCATTTGTGCGATCGTCTATATTATCTATATTACTCGTCGCAACTATAAACCCATCCAGATTATTATGAATCGGATTGAGGCTCATCAGATTCGGGTGCTTGAGCAATCGGGCTCACGGACCGATGAGATGAAATTGATTGATGGCGTGTTGGAAAACCTGATTAACCATATGATGGATTCGGACAAAAAGAGCAGGGAAAACGTGCTGCTGCAGCGCAGCAAACTTTTTAACGATCTGCTGAATGGGGAGAATCTCGATCATGCGGTAGAGCGATTAAAGGATCTTTCCCCGTTAACTGGCGTGGATCATTCGTCATGCTTCGCTGTTGTGGTTGGTGAAATCAACCGATATGAGAAGGGATTTCAGGAACGGTTTACGAGAGGTGAGCAGAATACACTCAAATTTGCGTTAATGAATGTTCTGCAAGAGCTCTCACGCAATGCGGGCATGCAATGCTGGACGGAATGGGTCAGCTCGGATCAGATTGCGATCCTTTTCCTGTCCACAGACGGTAACCCGGATATGACTGAGCAAATTCGCTTAGTTGCAGAGGAATGCCGATCCTGGGTTGAGCAGAATCTGCGTATATCATTAAGTTTCGGTATCGGACCGATCGCGGAAGGCATGAAGGCTATTCGTGAATCATACGTAGCGGCTGAGAATGTGATGCACCGCAGATTGCTGAGAGACGGTGATGTTGCTCTGGCCGGGTATGGAGAAACCCAGCAGCAGCTGCTTGATACCTATACCTATTTGCAGATGATTGCTGATTTTGTTAAACGGTTTCGGATGTCGAGCAGTCAGTGGCGTGATCAACTGGAGGAGATCTTCGCGGCTTTTGAGCGTGATAAGCTGCCAGATGATGAGATTCACTCCTTGATTCAAGCGATGCTACAGATGCTCAGCCGGGAAGTAGCGGTCATGTCCGAACAGCTGCAGGAGAAATTATCGGAGGAAAACATAAACAAGTGGTTGATGCTGATGAAAGAAGCGGAGACACTTGAAGGCATCAAAGACATTCTGTTTGATGATCTGACGGACTTGTTCAGAACTTATGTGTCGGTAACTGAAACCAAGAGCTACAAAGCGATGGTCAATGAAATGAAAAACTATATCGAAGAACAGTTTGCGAATCCTGATCTTTCGCTAAAACATCTGAGCGATCGATTCCAGATTACCGGCAAACATGCGAGTTATTTGTTCAAGACAGAGTTCAATATGAAGTTTGTCGACTTCCTTACAGAATTGCGGATGAAGGAAACGGAGCGGCTTCTGCGGAGTACGGATCTTTCCTTGCAGGACATAGCCTTAAAGGTGGGGTATGCCAATGGAATTACCTTGGGACGTGTATTCAAACGGGTTGAGGGTATTACACCAGGAGACTATCGCCGTATGAAACGTGAACCTCACGATCCCGAGTCGTAA
- a CDS encoding extracellular solute-binding protein: MTRKSTKGSLKKWMGLALTMVMGVSLLAGCSSASDQESAEGGTSGSSERVTLKVEIFDRGNSPSPYTITNNYLSKMIQEKFGDPNNIDVQFVPVQRSEEVTKLNVLMASNTDVPDIVFVYDSSVFYRYAQQGGLTDVGELINQYGPNLKKFLGEDTLKFGQVEGQQFAVPGKRAITGRYSSYIRQDWLDKLGLPVPKTTDELYSTLKAFKEKDPGGLGSKNIPMGMALAPAQFETLIYSFIKPVSGDLTYGQRYELPLHEGFKDSMKFLNKLYNEGLISKDFSLDEDKTQLGKDIQNGNVGYWSEDVDAMFYGDGTLDNLRKNVDGSEVLPVDVYTNPNADNKHIKSRYGTNGMYIMIPKSSKRSVEAIKYLDWMASDNNLIDIYSGVEGENYDLVDGIPVVKDDASQEAKDRLFNAGDTAIISNGKNIGDQATNEKAWILGFPKNNQDLLKQSIDIANTDTVGPIIFDKPIEAEMKYSTALKDKLNVIIVKTAMAKPEEFDAVYEREMNDFMSLGGTELKKELEEALQ; this comes from the coding sequence ATGACAAGAAAATCAACCAAAGGGAGTCTCAAGAAATGGATGGGTCTGGCGCTTACGATGGTAATGGGCGTTTCACTACTTGCGGGGTGCTCGTCTGCATCAGATCAAGAATCAGCAGAAGGTGGCACATCAGGCAGTAGTGAGCGCGTTACCTTAAAGGTGGAGATTTTCGATCGTGGGAACAGTCCTTCGCCTTACACCATTACGAACAACTATCTATCTAAAATGATTCAGGAGAAGTTCGGCGACCCCAACAACATTGATGTGCAGTTTGTACCCGTTCAGCGTTCAGAGGAAGTCACCAAGCTGAATGTCCTGATGGCTAGCAATACAGATGTCCCCGATATTGTCTTTGTCTATGACTCCAGCGTGTTTTACCGCTATGCCCAGCAGGGCGGACTAACGGATGTCGGTGAACTGATTAATCAGTATGGACCAAACCTGAAGAAATTCCTGGGTGAAGATACATTGAAATTTGGGCAAGTGGAAGGGCAACAGTTCGCCGTACCGGGTAAACGTGCGATCACAGGCAGATATAGCTCTTATATTCGTCAGGATTGGCTCGATAAACTGGGATTACCGGTGCCGAAAACCACGGATGAACTTTATAGCACTTTGAAAGCGTTTAAAGAGAAGGATCCTGGCGGGCTTGGCAGCAAAAACATCCCAATGGGTATGGCACTTGCACCGGCTCAGTTCGAGACACTAATCTATTCGTTTATCAAACCGGTAAGTGGAGATCTGACTTATGGTCAACGTTATGAATTGCCTTTGCATGAAGGATTCAAAGATTCGATGAAATTCCTGAACAAGCTCTACAATGAAGGACTGATCAGTAAAGATTTCAGTTTGGATGAAGATAAAACACAGTTAGGTAAGGACATACAGAATGGCAACGTAGGTTACTGGTCTGAAGATGTCGATGCCATGTTCTACGGAGATGGTACACTGGATAATTTGCGCAAAAATGTGGACGGTAGCGAAGTACTGCCGGTTGATGTATACACGAATCCGAATGCAGATAACAAACACATCAAGTCCCGCTACGGAACAAACGGGATGTATATTATGATTCCGAAGAGCAGCAAACGTTCTGTGGAAGCAATTAAATATTTGGACTGGATGGCCTCCGACAACAACCTGATCGATATCTACAGCGGTGTGGAAGGGGAGAATTATGATCTGGTAGATGGCATTCCAGTTGTGAAGGACGATGCATCCCAGGAAGCGAAGGATCGTTTGTTTAACGCAGGGGATACAGCGATTATCTCGAACGGTAAAAATATTGGCGATCAGGCAACGAATGAAAAAGCATGGATTCTGGGCTTTCCGAAAAACAACCAGGATTTATTAAAACAGTCGATTGATATCGCCAACACGGACACGGTAGGACCGATCATCTTTGACAAACCGATTGAGGCGGAGATGAAGTACAGTACAGCGCTCAAAGACAAGCTGAACGTCATCATTGTTAAAACAGCGATGGCGAAGCCTGAAGAATTCGACGCAGTATATGAACGGGAAATGAATGATTTCATGTCCCTGGGCGGCACAGAGCTGAAGAAAGAGCTTGAAGAAGCCTTACAGTAG
- a CDS encoding ABC transporter permease, with the protein MTLTYLKRYWQLYALISLPLIYFVIFRYGPMYGVQIAFKDFNLFQGISGSEWIGFDAFREVFGMRDFYTTLRNTFMLNFLDLIVSFPAPIILAIMLYEVRFKWFKKISQTILYIPHFISWVIIGGIVYQLFGNQSGMVNGVLESMGLNPIPFLTEKNPWLVTYLFTGVWQSAGWGTILYLAALTGVNRELFEAAEIDGATRLKRIWHITLPSIKPTIVTLLILNLGHMVSIGFDRPYIIGNTAVREYSDVLSTFVYRVGLESGQYTLATVVGLFQAVVGLIFVLGSNYISKKATGEGIL; encoded by the coding sequence ATGACCCTCACATATTTGAAAAGGTACTGGCAATTGTACGCACTGATTTCTTTGCCCCTCATTTACTTTGTAATTTTCCGTTATGGACCGATGTACGGTGTGCAGATCGCCTTTAAAGACTTCAACCTGTTTCAGGGTATCAGCGGCAGTGAGTGGATCGGTTTTGATGCGTTTCGTGAGGTGTTTGGGATGCGAGACTTCTACACCACATTACGCAATACCTTTATGCTGAATTTTCTTGATCTGATCGTTTCGTTCCCTGCTCCAATCATACTTGCCATTATGCTCTATGAAGTTCGATTTAAATGGTTCAAAAAAATATCGCAGACGATTCTGTACATTCCTCACTTTATCTCATGGGTCATCATCGGGGGGATTGTATACCAATTGTTCGGCAATCAATCCGGTATGGTTAACGGAGTACTGGAGAGCATGGGCTTAAATCCGATACCATTTTTGACAGAGAAAAATCCTTGGCTTGTTACGTATCTGTTCACAGGTGTCTGGCAAAGTGCAGGATGGGGAACCATTTTATATCTGGCCGCATTAACCGGCGTGAACAGGGAGTTGTTTGAAGCGGCTGAGATTGATGGCGCAACGCGGCTGAAGAGAATCTGGCATATCACGTTGCCAAGTATCAAACCAACCATTGTCACCTTGCTTATTCTTAATCTTGGACATATGGTCAGCATCGGTTTTGATCGCCCTTATATCATCGGTAACACGGCCGTTCGTGAATATTCGGATGTACTTAGTACTTTTGTATACAGGGTCGGTCTTGAATCAGGACAGTATACGCTCGCAACCGTTGTTGGATTGTTCCAGGCCGTTGTGGGACTGATCTTCGTACTCGGCTCCAACTATATTTCGAAAAAGGCAACCGGTGAAGGTATTTTATAG
- a CDS encoding carbohydrate ABC transporter permease, whose product MSERTSNRIFDIVNISFITLFVIFCLAPFLHTIAISFSSNRAITSGEVTIFPKEFNWDAYIQVFSDQSMIYSLGYTTVLTIATTVLCMMFTLAAAYPLTKKKLKGRKLFMYVIIITMFFSGGIIPEYLLIRDLHLLNSVWALILPGLVSPFNLIILISFFRGIPESLEESAEIDGSSHIHTLFKIILPLSMPVLATLALFYAVGRWNGFQDSLMYINDPKLYPLQLKLFQMVQNNMVSELTQMEGANRTPLTPESLKAATVIFATVPILLVYPWLQKYFVSGAMLGAVKG is encoded by the coding sequence ATGAGTGAACGCACCTCAAACCGGATTTTTGATATCGTTAATATCTCCTTTATCACCCTGTTTGTTATATTCTGTCTGGCTCCATTTCTGCACACGATTGCGATATCGTTCAGTTCGAACCGGGCAATTACATCGGGTGAAGTGACCATATTCCCCAAAGAATTCAATTGGGATGCGTATATTCAGGTGTTTTCTGATCAATCAATGATCTATTCACTCGGTTATACGACTGTTCTTACGATCGCCACTACAGTGCTGTGCATGATGTTCACGCTCGCTGCGGCTTATCCGCTGACCAAGAAAAAATTGAAAGGTCGCAAGCTCTTCATGTATGTGATCATCATTACGATGTTCTTCAGTGGCGGGATCATTCCCGAGTACTTGCTCATTCGTGACCTGCACTTGCTCAATTCGGTTTGGGCACTGATTCTGCCGGGTCTCGTGAGTCCGTTTAACCTGATTATCCTGATTTCGTTCTTCAGGGGCATACCGGAAAGTCTGGAGGAATCGGCAGAAATTGATGGTAGCTCACATATACACACGCTCTTTAAAATCATCTTGCCCTTATCCATGCCTGTGCTGGCTACTCTGGCCCTTTTCTATGCGGTTGGACGCTGGAATGGCTTCCAGGATTCCCTGATGTATATCAATGATCCAAAGCTGTACCCACTACAGCTGAAGCTCTTCCAAATGGTACAGAATAACATGGTCAGCGAGCTTACACAGATGGAGGGGGCAAACCGTACACCTTTAACTCCGGAAAGTCTCAAGGCTGCCACTGTTATCTTCGCAACCGTACCGATTCTTCTTGTCTATCCATGGCTGCAAAAATATTTTGTTAGCGGTGCCATGCTTGGGGCGGTCAAGGGTTGA
- a CDS encoding tetratricopeptide repeat protein gives MKGKLLRAEGHLANVIPIHLDASFFFERAVRSLDRNHVDKALKYFRKAVEYEPENPVNHCNMAGILSEKGDYEASNAVLAHVLDVVDPSMTECYFYMANNYANMDRFEEAEQALVTYLEEDTQGQFMTEAEEMMELLYYELDRPAKLNRIKSRKGVVEHDQARELLEQGKFAQAAELLEGMSPDYPDYLAARNNLALAYYYMGLFPKAKDTIAEVLEQEPGNLHALCNLAIFHQNENRADQVLLLIKKLRVIVPFQHEQVYKLATTMGILGQHDTAYVHFRRLLKDEDTAADPALAHYAAVAAYNTERYDSAERLWRHVGKLDPGSEVSRYYLSGLEAVRQGEKDPEKLSYHYHLPFDEQFRQWENYGNGIPEEMKNDPLIRSSFFWALRHGDRATKLQVIHALGMIGDYEVQQALQSFIQEPGEDQELVEAARSVLNGLGSEGAEQDESPVLRPLTALSKRTIPKMESMTEQTEAKPSSHWQAVVDRALQMSEAKAELQQEMERLWTDYVSRVHPEVPGTKQIEGLAAGLEYLAAKIHSRPVTYQSIADRYGISAATVSKYARQINKVCNSNPPVQ, from the coding sequence ATGAAGGGCAAGCTACTGCGGGCTGAGGGACACCTTGCCAATGTAATACCGATTCACTTGGATGCTTCTTTCTTTTTTGAGAGAGCTGTCCGCTCGCTGGACCGTAATCACGTCGACAAGGCATTAAAATATTTTCGTAAAGCTGTTGAATATGAACCGGAAAATCCGGTGAATCATTGTAATATGGCGGGTATATTATCAGAGAAGGGGGATTACGAGGCTTCCAATGCCGTTCTTGCGCATGTGCTCGACGTGGTAGATCCGTCCATGACGGAATGTTATTTCTACATGGCGAACAATTATGCGAATATGGATCGGTTTGAAGAAGCTGAGCAAGCGCTTGTTACGTATTTGGAGGAGGATACCCAGGGTCAGTTTATGACGGAAGCCGAAGAGATGATGGAGCTTCTGTACTACGAGCTGGATCGACCAGCCAAACTGAACCGGATCAAATCACGTAAAGGTGTCGTTGAGCACGATCAGGCGCGAGAATTGTTGGAGCAAGGAAAGTTTGCACAGGCGGCTGAGCTGCTGGAAGGCATGTCACCGGATTATCCTGATTATTTGGCTGCTCGCAACAACTTGGCGCTTGCCTATTATTATATGGGGCTGTTTCCCAAAGCCAAAGATACGATTGCCGAGGTCCTGGAGCAGGAGCCAGGTAATTTGCATGCACTGTGTAATCTGGCGATCTTCCACCAGAACGAGAATAGAGCCGACCAAGTGCTGCTTCTGATCAAAAAATTGCGTGTCATCGTGCCTTTTCAGCACGAACAGGTATACAAGCTGGCTACCACCATGGGTATCCTGGGTCAACATGATACGGCTTATGTACATTTCCGTCGTCTGTTGAAGGATGAAGATACCGCTGCAGATCCGGCCCTCGCACATTATGCAGCAGTTGCAGCTTATAATACCGAACGTTACGATTCAGCTGAACGTCTGTGGCGTCATGTGGGCAAGTTGGATCCGGGTTCGGAAGTATCCCGGTATTATCTGTCGGGTCTTGAGGCTGTGAGACAGGGAGAAAAAGATCCTGAGAAATTAAGTTATCACTATCATCTGCCATTTGACGAGCAATTCAGACAGTGGGAGAACTATGGCAACGGCATACCTGAAGAGATGAAAAATGATCCCTTGATCCGTTCCTCTTTCTTCTGGGCGTTGCGACATGGAGATCGGGCTACCAAGCTTCAGGTCATTCATGCGCTTGGCATGATCGGTGATTATGAGGTGCAACAAGCACTGCAATCCTTTATCCAGGAACCTGGTGAAGATCAGGAATTGGTGGAAGCTGCTCGTTCCGTATTAAACGGTCTTGGTTCAGAAGGAGCTGAGCAGGATGAATCTCCTGTTCTGCGACCGCTAACTGCATTGAGTAAGCGCACGATTCCAAAGATGGAATCGATGACGGAACAAACGGAGGCTAAACCTTCTTCGCATTGGCAGGCGGTCGTGGACCGTGCGTTACAGATGTCTGAGGCCAAAGCGGAATTACAGCAAGAAATGGAGCGGCTGTGGACCGATTATGTATCTCGCGTACACCCGGAGGTACCTGGCACGAAGCAAATTGAAGGCTTGGCTGCGGGATTGGAATATTTGGCTGCTAAAATTCATAGTCGTCCAGTGACCTACCAAAGCATAGCCGATCGGTATGGCATATCAGCTGCCACAGTCAGCAAATATGCACGGCAAATTAATAAAGTGTGCAATTCCAACCCACCGGTCCAATAA
- the trxB gene encoding thioredoxin-disulfide reductase, producing MSKYRTIVIGTGPAGLTAAIYLARANLNPLVIEGLQPGGQLTTTTEVENFPGFPQGIMGPELMDNMRKQAERFGAEFKNGWVEEVDFSKPPFKVKVGGIGDLEADSIIISTGASARYLGIPGEQENVGRGVSTCATCDGFFFRGKKIVVVGGGDSAMEEASFLTRFATDVTLVHRRDELRASKIMQDRARSNEKVKWALNRTPLEVVPEALGVKGLKVRNNETGQEELLEADGVFIAIGHTPNTGFLSNQITLDEHGYVVVKPGTTETNIPGVFACGDVQDTKYRQAITAAGSGCMAAMDCEKYLEGSIVHDWSETLDK from the coding sequence ATGTCTAAATACAGAACGATTGTGATCGGAACCGGACCTGCGGGTCTGACAGCAGCGATATATCTGGCTCGTGCTAATCTAAACCCACTGGTTATCGAAGGTCTTCAGCCGGGTGGTCAATTGACGACGACAACGGAAGTTGAGAATTTCCCTGGTTTTCCGCAAGGCATTATGGGTCCGGAACTGATGGATAATATGCGTAAGCAAGCGGAACGTTTTGGAGCTGAGTTCAAAAATGGTTGGGTGGAAGAAGTGGATTTCAGTAAACCGCCCTTCAAGGTTAAAGTTGGAGGCATCGGTGATCTGGAAGCCGATTCGATCATTATCTCTACCGGCGCTTCGGCCCGTTATCTCGGCATTCCCGGAGAGCAGGAGAATGTGGGACGTGGGGTAAGTACATGTGCCACTTGTGACGGATTCTTTTTCCGTGGTAAAAAGATCGTCGTTGTTGGCGGTGGAGACTCCGCGATGGAGGAAGCCAGCTTCCTGACCCGTTTTGCAACAGATGTTACCTTGGTTCACCGCCGGGACGAATTACGTGCATCGAAAATTATGCAGGATCGGGCTCGCAGCAACGAGAAGGTGAAATGGGCTTTGAATCGTACACCGCTCGAAGTTGTGCCTGAGGCTCTTGGTGTCAAAGGGCTTAAGGTCCGCAATAACGAAACCGGACAGGAAGAATTACTTGAAGCGGATGGCGTATTCATAGCCATTGGACATACACCGAATACGGGGTTCCTGAGCAACCAGATTACTTTGGATGAACACGGCTATGTTGTCGTTAAACCGGGTACAACCGAGACCAACATTCCGGGTGTGTTCGCCTGCGGTGATGTTCAGGATACGAAGTATCGTCAAGCCATTACAGCAGCAGGTTCAGGGTGTATGGCTGCAATGGACTGCGAGAAATACCTTGAAGGCAGCATTGTACACGACTGGAGCGAAACACTGGATAAGTAA
- a CDS encoding AI-2E family transporter translates to MIKDWLQNATVRRFLILLLFCLVLFSMGSMLHMILLLFLVTYVMNRLQHFITEKLNRLFPVNYKVVVILLYLIVIAAIVLGISRYSPRIVDQVVQLTNEIMKFLDTADGDNFASKIAGYLQSFDIKNYTNDALKYIFALSKWLEFILLVIILSLFFLLQKREISKFTSKFKTSKIGWFYNEVAYLGDKFVSSFGKVIEAQLLIAVFNTALTILGLWILGFPYLFALTILVFMLSLVPVAGVIISLIPLCLIGYQLGGLQLSVIVVIMIIIIHALETYFLNPKLMAHKTKLPMFYTFIVLILSQHFLGIWGLIIGIPIFVFLLDILDVNKMEKTEEPVRVETKL, encoded by the coding sequence ATGATAAAAGATTGGTTACAGAATGCAACAGTGCGGCGTTTTCTGATTCTGCTGTTGTTTTGTTTGGTTCTATTCAGCATGGGGAGTATGCTGCACATGATTTTGCTGTTATTCCTGGTGACGTATGTCATGAACAGGTTGCAGCATTTTATCACAGAGAAGTTGAATCGTTTATTTCCGGTTAATTATAAAGTCGTGGTCATACTGCTCTATCTTATCGTTATTGCAGCCATTGTACTGGGCATCTCCAGGTATTCACCACGGATCGTGGATCAGGTCGTTCAGTTAACAAATGAGATCATGAAGTTTCTTGATACTGCTGACGGGGATAATTTTGCTTCCAAAATTGCAGGTTATCTTCAATCGTTCGATATCAAAAACTATACCAACGATGCATTGAAATACATCTTTGCGTTAAGCAAATGGTTGGAGTTCATTCTGCTGGTCATCATCCTGAGTCTGTTTTTCTTGTTGCAGAAGCGGGAGATTTCCAAGTTTACCTCCAAATTCAAAACAAGCAAGATCGGCTGGTTCTATAATGAAGTGGCTTATCTCGGAGACAAGTTTGTATCTTCTTTTGGTAAAGTAATCGAGGCCCAATTGTTGATTGCAGTGTTTAATACAGCTTTGACGATTCTTGGATTATGGATACTCGGTTTCCCGTATTTGTTCGCTTTGACTATTCTGGTATTCATGCTGAGTCTGGTACCCGTTGCGGGGGTTATCATCTCACTGATTCCGCTGTGTCTAATCGGTTATCAGCTGGGTGGGTTACAGCTTAGCGTGATTGTGGTCATTATGATCATCATTATTCATGCGCTGGAGACGTACTTCCTGAATCCGAAGCTGATGGCACACAAAACCAAGTTACCGATGTTCTACACGTTTATCGTACTGATTCTATCTCAACATTTCCTGGGGATCTGGGGGCTTATCATCGGTATTCCGATCTTTGTCTTCCTGCTCGATATTCTGGACGTCAACAAGATGGAAAAAACGGAAGAGCCCGTACGTGTGGAAACGAAGTTGTGA